A region of Salinibacter sp. 10B DNA encodes the following proteins:
- a CDS encoding ABC transporter ATP-binding protein translates to MASAPAVHIQGVTHRYGTHEALRDVSLRVAPGTLYGVLGPNGSGKTTLFRILSTLMPPSDGEARVFGRDTSEEADAVRQMLGVVFQEPALDENLTVRENLRIQGALYGLHGADRQARIDTLLERLDVADRADDPVSELSGGLRRRADLARGLLHRPELLLLDEPTTGLDPGARRAFWAAIERLREVEGTTLLLATHLMDEAERCDRVGILSEGRLVADDSPAALKAELGRETLWLDTDKPTALRDRIDAQFGVSTRIVGAMVQVAPSDPPSFLSALYEALGNYIRSATIRTPTLEDVFMVHAGVLPGDSREKVLTRNADPEGPS, encoded by the coding sequence ATGGCTTCCGCTCCTGCCGTTCACATTCAGGGCGTCACGCACCGCTACGGCACGCACGAGGCCCTGCGGGACGTGTCGCTGCGGGTCGCGCCAGGGACGCTCTACGGCGTTCTAGGCCCAAATGGCAGCGGCAAGACGACATTGTTCCGAATTCTGAGTACTCTCATGCCTCCATCGGACGGGGAGGCCCGCGTGTTCGGCCGGGATACGAGCGAAGAGGCGGATGCCGTGCGACAAATGCTGGGGGTGGTCTTTCAGGAGCCTGCCCTCGACGAGAACCTGACTGTACGAGAGAATCTGCGCATTCAGGGCGCGCTTTATGGCCTGCACGGCGCGGATCGGCAGGCCCGAATCGACACGCTCTTGGAACGGCTCGACGTAGCAGATCGGGCTGACGATCCAGTGTCCGAGCTATCGGGCGGATTGCGGCGGCGTGCAGACCTTGCCCGGGGGCTTCTGCACCGTCCCGAGCTCCTGCTGCTCGACGAGCCCACGACGGGCCTCGATCCGGGCGCACGCCGAGCCTTCTGGGCCGCCATCGAACGTCTGCGGGAGGTTGAGGGCACGACCCTCTTGTTGGCGACCCATCTCATGGATGAGGCCGAGCGGTGCGACCGGGTGGGCATTTTGTCTGAGGGGAGGCTCGTTGCCGATGATTCGCCGGCAGCCCTCAAGGCCGAGCTGGGACGTGAGACGCTGTGGCTCGACACCGATAAGCCCACCGCGCTCCGCGACCGGATTGATGCACAGTTCGGGGTCTCAACGCGCATCGTAGGCGCGATGGTGCAGGTAGCTCCGTCGGATCCTCCTTCGTTCCTGTCGGCGTTGTACGAGGCGTTGGGGAACTATATCCGCAGTGCAACAATCCGCACGCCCACGCTGGAAGACGTGTTCATGGTCCACGCAGGGGTTCTGCCGGGGGACTCCCGGGAGAAGGTGCTTACGCGCAACGCTGATCCCGAAGGGCCGTCCTGA